CACAAGTCGAGGCTGGTCGAGTACGTGGATCCGCATACCCGCAAGCGCTGGCAGCTGCTTACGAACAACATGGAACTGAAAGACTCCGAAGTCGTCGAGATTTACAGGCGCAGATGGCAGATCGAGTCGCTCTACAAGCAGCTGAAGCAGAATTTCCCCCTGCACTTCTTTTACGGCGAAAGCGCCAACGCGATCGAGACGCAAATCTGGGTCGTGATGATTGCGAACTTGTTGGTAAAACTGGTCAAGGCGCAAGTGAATCGCATGTGGAGCTTTTCGAATCTAGTCTCGCTACTCCGTCACGCGCTTGG
Above is a window of Hallerella porci DNA encoding:
- a CDS encoding transposase, with protein sequence VLEKCYEKGASDARVRRDDIIEFRKRLKNGKVLVHKSRLVEYVDPHTRKRWQLLTNNMELKDSEVVEIYRRRWQIESLYKQLKQNFPLHFFYGESANAIETQIWVVMIANLLVKLVKAQVNRMWSFSNLVSLLRHALGYYYDLVPFLENPERVAASSFVGGRSPPGQLQLNLV